The Neospora caninum Liverpool complete genome, chromosome X genome includes a region encoding these proteins:
- a CDS encoding putative pseudouridylate synthase 1, whose protein sequence is MSRVLRGLKHIGQGSEKYRFSLHVESVNFHSKSEKTFATVEWLRGPKRCRGREVVVLSRGANNVQFAGQELVLIATLFRSKGGENEKNSEKTESSRLRKFSLRRNSSAVSEAATTAQAAETAGKEELDASATCLYLPKESKLQLVEVQESGRRSFRSFASSRSQGASLSSSLAAPTEGANPETSSSLSSRFRRGSSGKTTAPQPPAKLVLASNVLGECKLDLAQFVNARAAEGEDEKSMDAQQRVTLSLDKCEDANATVTFRVSWTLLGSALEGENDDAVSLHSGLVSLASEETFFKNPVAGSSSLLRVSPGPAVHHPAGKGTASLSASRQGESGGPEGGKATLSSLSGEDALSRGLSPKEKLRDLFARRPEARTDEGREKGEPTGNEKAKETEKEKGDEKAVEERGDTAKERHEREGEGKEDGGSRPLGAASVSEMLKARERSLAARKLEDSQRGLSVPGALATASPGPSPSSDISTSGSTLPVAAQSPLLGEPDRPGARTQGGVGQAKSLSSLLSRGVRKEPGAAGASTGGATPEESKVLQLLQRVSDLERRNEEHQRLLVKAQQALDAKESAERDEYEKKIRNLFSQIEELHSALANAQEQQLTTAQQLEEERAKVKPGAGDKTASGPTSLSPTSYGTLREELQQLKDQMKQAEQTHAEVETQYRMRQKQQQERIEDLQATLQQQQEEAHAERAALQALLREQQTAQETKDAAVNLLTRENQALEEQRETLRQRCEQQEQKLAQVQDRLTEETAARDKAERELTRLRTELGEKDGDEDPLRHQFLTLQQEVSELTATRDELRRQKERDEQAHLQQLHQLQEQLRLTRDQQQEHIHLVEQEKVTLRMQVIALEHEISLLPKKAAEGRFPEFHGDTKHALQPGVGEANQSPGDTAQTAGDAAAARERRETEKRTTQLIEELEMDLVKTKIELALAEQQRAEDLDLCKNKIASLKDTILSYAAVVSDLEVQVADLKLQAQSRDVFGSASGARRLRPIRSLKSFFRSASSRGQHTFDAARSSPSFISGVSSPQSPPLQSRGNGARGRREDNGKREGERGRSWPEPEAALRHGADGRQSSQVIVFDAAEDRVSAPPAKQEETNVRNSRGEYWGRSGLPPLPAHGSRSPRSSFRFRIRSSTRDGRRERSAEHERDQTQDRRRNSLGRHTDVSGPMENKHVLAPEQTRASCFVHMLNESDGPSSSRGSSSWASGRRARDTEMPACN, encoded by the exons ATGTCGCGCGTTCTTCGAGGGTTGAAGCACATCGGGCAAGGGAGCGAGAAATAccgtttctccctccacGTCGAATCCGTGAACTTCCACTCAAAATCCGAGAAAACCTTTGCGACTGTCGAATGGCTGCGAG GTCCAAAGCGGTGCCGAGGCCGGGAGGTCGTGGtcctctcgcgcggcgcGAACAACGTCCAGTTTGCTGGCCAAGAGCTAGTTCTGATTGCAACTTTGTTTCGCAGCAAAGgcggcgaaaacgagaagaacagcgagaagaccgaATCCTCGCGGCTGCGGAAGTTCTCTCTGAGGAGAAACAGTTCCGCGGTTTCCGAAGCAGCCACAACGGCCCAGGCCGCCGAAACAGCTGGAAAAGAGGAACTCGACGCCAGCGCCACGTGCCTCTATCTCCCAAAGGAATCGAAACTGCAG CTTGTTGAAGTGCAAGAGAGTGGGCGTCGGTCTTTTCGCTCGTTCGCGTCATCACGGTCGCAGggtgcgtctctgtcttcgtcgttGGCGGCGCCGACTGAAGGTGCGAATCCCGAGacttcgtcctcgctttcttcgcgttttcggcgAGGCTCCTCCGGAAAGACGACGGCCCCGCAGCCTCCTGCGAAGCTGGTGCTGGCCAGCAACGTCCTCGGGGAGTGCAAACTCGACCTTGCGCAGTTTGTGAATGCGCGAGcggccgagggcgaggacgagaagtcGATGGATGCCCAGCAGCGCGTGACACTATCTCTGGACAAGTGCGAGGACGCGAACGCGACCGTCAccttccgtgtctcttggACCCTCCTTGGTTCTGCACTCGAAGGCG AGAACGACGatgcggtgtctctgcactCGGGGCTCGTCTCGCtggcgagcgaagagacgtTTTTCAAGAACCCGGTCgccggctcttcttcgcttttgcgGGTTTCGCCCGGTCCCGCCGTGCACCATCCGGCGGGGAAAGGAACTGCaagtctctctgcgtctcggcaGGGCGAGTCGGGGGGACCCGAAGGCGGCAAAGcgacgctctcttctctcagcggcgaagacgctctCTCCCGTGGCCTGTCGCCCAAAGAGAAACTGCGGGACCTCTTTGCGCGGCGGCcggaggcgagaacagaTGAGggccgagaaaaaggagaaccGACTGGGAACGAAAAGGccaaagaaacggagaaggaaaaaggcgacgagaaggcagtggaggagagaggggacacaGCCAAGGAAAGGcacgagagggagggagaaggaaaggaagatgGCGGGAGTCGCCCTCTCGGCGCAGCATCCGTCAGCGAAATGttgaaggcgagagagcggtcGCTGGCGGCGCGGAAACTCGAGGACTCCCAGCGTGGGTTGAGTGTCCCAGGG gCGCTGGCGACCGCCTCTCCGgggccttcgccgtcttcggaCATCTCCACGAGTGGAAGTACCTTGCCTGTCGCGGCGcagtcgccgcttctcggcgAGCCGGATCGGCCgggggcgaggacgcagggCGGCGTCGGCCAGGCGaagtctctgtcttctcttctgtctcgcggcGTGCGGAAAGAGCCGGGGGCTGCGGGTGCCAGCACAGGAGGCGCGACGCCTGAGGAAAGCAAAGTTTTGCAGCTGCTCCAGCGCGTTTCGGACTTGGagcgcagaaacgaagaacacCAACGCCTGCTCGTCAAGGCCCAACAGGCTCTCGATGCGAAAGAG agcgcagagagagacgaataCGAAAAGAAAATCCGAAACTTGTTTTCGCAAATCGAGGAACTCCACTCTGCCCTCGCCAATGCTCAAGAGCAACAACTCACCACG GCGCAACAgctcgaggaagagagagccaAGGTGAAGccaggcgccggagacaagACCGCCTCGGGGCCgacgtcgctgtctccgaccTCGTACGGGACACTGCGCGAGGAGCTCCAGCAGCTGAAAGATCAGATGAAGCAGGCGGAACAAACCCACGCGGAAGTCGAGACGCAGTATCGCATGCGACAGAAACAGCAACAAGAGAGAATCGAGGACCTCCAG GCGACTCTCCAGCAGCagcaagaagaggcgcatgcagagcgcgCCGCTCTCCAGGCGCTCCTGCGGGAACAACAGACGGctcaggagacgaaggacgcGGCTGTGAATCTCCTGACGCGGGAAAACCAGGCGCTGGAGGAGCAACGCGAGACGCTGCGACAGCGTTGCGAGCAGCAGGAGCAGAAACTGGCTCAAGTCCAGGACCGCCtcacagaggagacagcggcgagagacaaggccgAGCGAGAGTTGACGCGCCTCCGGACCGAACtaggagagaaggacggcgacgaggatCCCCTCCGTCACCAGTTCCTCACTCTCCAGCAAGAA GTTTCGGAATTGACGGCCACGCGAGACGAACTTCGTCGCCAAAAGGAACGCGACGAACAGGCTCATCTTCAACAGCTCCACCAGCTGCAG GAGCAGCTGCGTCTCACGCGGGACCAGCAGCAAGAGCACATTCACCTCGTCGAGCAGGAGAAAGTAACCCTCAG GATGCAGGTTATCGCGCTGGAACACGAGATCAGTCTCCTCCCAAAGAAGGCTGCGGAGGGGCGATTCCCGGAGTTTCACGGAGACACCAAACATGCCTTGCAACCAGGAGTTGGCGAGGCGAATCAGTCGCCCGGAGACACCGCACAAACCGCGGGGGAtgccgcagcggcgcgggagcgaagagaaacagaaaaaaggaccACGCAGCTGATCGAGGAACTCGAAATG GACTTGGTAAAGACGAAGATTGAACTGGCATTGGCCGAGCAACAGCGCGCTGAGGATCTCGATTTGTGCAAGAACAAAATCGCCTCTCTCAAAGACACGATTCTCAGCTATGCGGCGGTCGTCTCGGACCTGGAA GTCCAGGTAGCGGATCTCAAGCTGCAGGCGCAGTCTCGAGACGTCTTTGGCTCCGCTTCGGgcgcgcggcggctgcggccgaTTCGTTCCCTCAAATCCTTCTTTCGTTCGGCTTCGTCGCGTGGCCAGCACACGTTCGACGCGGCGCGgtcgtcgccgtccttcatctcgggtgtctcctctccgcagtcgccgcctctccagtCGCGAGGCAACGGGGCCCGAGGCCGTCGAGAAGAcaacgggaaacgcgagggagagagaggacgatcCTGGCCCGAGCCAGAAGCGGCTCTTCGACACGGCGCGGATGGGCGGCAGTCCTCGCAAGTGATTGTGTTTGACGCTGCGGAAGACCGCGTCTCGGCGCCCCCcgcgaagcaggaagagacgaatgTCAGAAACTCTCGCGGCGAGTACTGGGGGCGATCGGGGCTACCGCCGCTCCCCGCGCATGGCTCGCGGTCGCCGCGCTCGTCGTTTCGATTTCGAATTCGAAGCTCCACGCGGGACGGCAGACGCGAACGTTCAGccgaacacgagagagatcAAACGCAAGACAGGCGACGAAACAGTCTCGGCCGACACACAGACGTCTCAGGGCCGATGGAAAACAAGCATGTCTTGGCTCCTGAACAAACCC GAGCGTCCTGCTTTGTACACATGCTCAACGAATCCGACGGCCCGTCGAGCTCCCGAGGCAGCAGTTCCTGGGCTTCCGGGCGACGcgccagagacacggaaatGCCTGCGTGCAACTGA